From a region of the Nitrospira sp. genome:
- a CDS encoding type II toxin-antitoxin system HicA family toxin codes for MPFKPLPCRIVRAILTELGFIEKPCRSGTSHEQWEKIENGHFYKVTIDCHRGEVKASDIKSIIGQAGLTKKEFWKLAGL; via the coding sequence GTGCCTTTCAAGCCGCTCCCCTGTCGTATTGTTCGGGCCATTCTCACGGAACTTGGTTTTATTGAAAAACCCTGCCGGTCGGGTACTTCTCATGAGCAATGGGAAAAGATTGAGAATGGGCATTTCTATAAAGTGACCATTGATTGTCATCGTGGCGAAGTAAAGGCATCTGACATTAAGAGTATTATTGGGCAAGCCGGATTAACCAAGAAAGAGTTCTGGAAACTAGCAGGGCTGTGA
- a CDS encoding response regulator: protein MTKILVIDDDARDRELLMAVLEEGGYEVTWADNGGAGLMLCHQRTPDAVVLDLNMPGIDGLSLLRQLRILHPTLPVVVFSGRSTAEVEEEMLNQGATAFIQKAFSLDLLGAALREVLPAPTRPPCHQEENVMPSSIEAELRKARTTITGLIEVLNTIKGRARNIVEDREDVTKAAARIALDVEQAIAQIKKT, encoded by the coding sequence ATGACGAAGATTTTAGTCATCGACGATGATGCCCGCGACCGGGAGCTCCTCATGGCCGTCCTAGAGGAAGGAGGTTATGAAGTTACATGGGCAGACAATGGTGGGGCAGGGTTAATGTTATGTCACCAGCGAACTCCTGATGCGGTCGTGTTGGACCTCAACATGCCCGGAATAGACGGTCTCAGCCTCCTGCGGCAATTGCGGATATTGCACCCCACTCTCCCTGTCGTCGTGTTTAGTGGACGCAGCACAGCAGAGGTTGAGGAAGAGATGCTGAACCAGGGCGCCACGGCCTTTATTCAGAAGGCCTTTTCCCTGGATCTCCTGGGGGCGGCATTGCGGGAGGTCCTGCCCGCTCCCACACGACCACCCTGTCATCAAGAGGAGAACGTTATGCCGTCGTCCATCGAGGCCGAGTTACGAAAGGCCAGGACAACCATTACCGGTCTGATTGAAGTCTTGAACACCATCAAGGGACGAGCACGGAACATTGTAGAGGACAGGGAAGACGTTACAAAAGCAGCGGCTCGCATTGCGTTGGATGTAGAGCAAGCAATCGCCCAGATCAAGAAAACATGA
- a CDS encoding DUF1902 domain-containing protein — translation MKINDLILRCYAEEEKDGTWFAICLDLNIYARGDSYEEARTKLNKLAICYLREAIEEDSQYFDDLVPRRAPLGFWMRYVYGKVLSLFSENSTHGFTMHLPMIPAAC, via the coding sequence ATGAAAATAAACGATTTAATACTTCGTTGTTATGCGGAAGAGGAAAAGGATGGCACTTGGTTTGCCATTTGTCTAGACCTGAACATTTATGCTCGTGGCGATAGCTATGAAGAGGCACGTACTAAGCTAAATAAATTGGCTATTTGCTATCTGAGAGAAGCCATAGAGGAAGATTCACAGTATTTCGACGATCTGGTCCCAAGACGTGCTCCATTGGGATTTTGGATGCGATATGTATATGGAAAGGTTTTGAGCCTATTTTCTGAAAATTCTACACACGGATTCACTATGCATCTCCCAATGATTCCTGCTGCCTGCTAG
- a CDS encoding MEDS domain-containing protein, translating into MPASGIRGTHDIPLGSHLCLFYRRPQDFLHVTASFLMAGLADHELCVWIIPPPMSILVALDELSDHGLNGPALQATKQLQISSSGDWYGESAFDIDHSLKRLAALPPRARQLGYGSVRAVGGPGRFTSIESRQAFMRFERQATTLIAASPMIALCCYASIQSLDTNMIDIMRAHPRALVRTEAGWASI; encoded by the coding sequence ATGCCTGCCAGTGGAATTCGCGGGACCCATGACATCCCATTAGGATCCCATCTCTGCTTGTTCTATCGACGGCCCCAAGACTTTCTCCATGTGACTGCATCCTTTCTGATGGCGGGTCTCGCCGACCACGAGTTGTGTGTCTGGATCATTCCACCGCCGATGAGCATCTTGGTAGCCCTTGACGAACTGTCCGATCACGGCCTCAATGGTCCGGCGCTGCAAGCTACCAAGCAGCTCCAGATCTCCTCTTCGGGAGACTGGTATGGTGAGAGCGCCTTCGATATCGATCATTCCCTAAAGCGGCTTGCTGCGTTACCTCCTAGAGCTCGTCAGCTCGGCTATGGAAGTGTGCGGGCCGTGGGTGGGCCGGGACGATTTACCTCAATCGAATCTCGCCAGGCCTTTATGCGCTTCGAGCGCCAAGCCACGACACTCATTGCGGCATCTCCCATGATCGCCTTGTGCTGCTATGCCTCAATTCAAAGTTTGGACACAAACATGATCGACATCATGAGGGCCCATCCACGGGCGTTGGTTCGCACAGAAGCAGGCTGGGCGAGCATTTGA
- a CDS encoding AlpA family phage regulatory protein: MPDNISNHSAVLRIKDIQRLISLSRSAIYSRLSDLDFPRPIKLGPRAIGWLKSDIEAWLAGRPRSADSRRAK, from the coding sequence ATGCCGGACAATATCTCCAACCATTCTGCGGTTCTTCGCATCAAAGACATTCAGCGCCTGATCTCACTGAGTCGCAGTGCGATCTATTCTCGCTTGTCAGACCTCGACTTCCCAAGACCAATCAAACTCGGACCTCGTGCAATCGGTTGGCTGAAATCTGACATCGAAGCGTGGCTTGCAGGTCGGCCTCGCTCTGCAGATAGCAGGAGGGCGAAATGA